Genomic DNA from Elusimicrobiota bacterium:
CGGGGCAAAAGGTCCAAGGGTATCGGGCTCCCAGCTTTTCCATCACGAAAGAATCTTTTTGGGCGTTTGAAATCCTTGAGGAGATTGGGTTTGAATATGATTCGAGTTTACTCCCTGCCGCCCATGCCCGAGGAGGGGTGCGTGACGGGTCCATTTCGCGTTTTCCTCATCGTCGAGGGACTTTGGCAGAGTTTCCCATGAGCACGGTCCGATTGTTTGGAAAATCATTTCCATTTTCCGGAGGGGGATATTTTCGTCTTTTTCCCTATTCTTTTACCCAGTGGGGATTTCAGTCCCTTAATCGCGCTGGACAACCCGGGGTGATCTATTTACACCCCTGGGAATTTGATTCCCATCAACCGCCCCTTCCGCTACGGACAATGGACCGATTTCGTCATAATGTAAACATTCCTCAGACAACCAATAAATTTCGTCGTCTTCTCAAAGACTTTAAATTCCAACCCATGCGGGATGTTTTAAAAGGGTTGGAATTGCTTCGATAAAATTCAAATACCCCCTCTGGTTCAACGGAACGGTGGCCGCAAGGAAAAATGCTGTCCCGCAAATGGGGAAAAACCCAATTTCACCCGATCCGACCTTTTTCAACAGTTTGGCGGATGCCACTCGAGTGAATTTGGTTTCGATCGATAGCAAACCCAAAAATCAAGGAACCGTCGTGTCATCATATAAGTGTGGGCTATTAAAAATTTGCCTTGAAGCGCGTCTTGGTGCCCTTGTGTTTTTCCCCTTTGGGTCTATGTCCATCAAGGGTTTCCATAAAAAGTAAACTCGCTCGTCGCTGGGAGCCAGGTCTGTTGGAGGCTCAACTGCTTTGTTACCAGTCAGCGAACTTTTTTTTAAGGAAACCCCATGGATTCGTTTAACTCTGAAAAAAAAATAAAAGTTGGACAAAATGAATATGTCATTCGATCCCTCCCATCTCTCGTGGAGGGGAAAGTTGGACATGTTGATAAGTTGCCGTTTACGTTAAAAATTCTTCTTGAAAACCTCCTCCGCCAGGAAGACGGGATCAATGTCACCCAAGAGGACATCCAGGCCGTTGCCGCTTGGGATCCCACCCGTCAGAAGGATCTTGAAATTTCTTTTATGCCCGCGCGTGTCATCCTTCAAGATTTTACGGGTGTCCCTTGCGTGGTGGATATGGCTTCGATGAGAGACGCGGTCGTTCAAATGGGGGGAGATCCTGAAAAAATCAACCCGCTGCAACAGGTTGATTTGGTCATTGACCACTCCGTACAGGTGGACCGGTATGGAAGCGCGGACTCTTTTAAAGAAAACGTAAAAATTGAATATGAAAGAAATAAAGAGCGCTATTCATTTCTCAAGTGGGGGCAGAAATCGCTCAAAAATTTTCGTGTGGTTCCTCCAGGGACCGGAATTGTTCACCAAGTGAATTTGGAATATCTGGGACAAGTGGTTTATTCTCTTGATAAGGCTGGACGAAGGGAGGCCTATCCGGATACGGTGATTGGAACCGATTCGCACACCACCATGATCAATGGTTTGGGGATTGTGGGGTGGGGCGTGGGCGGTATTGAGGCGGAAGCGGCCATGTTGGGACAGCCAGTGTCGATGCTGATTCCCGAAGTGGTGGGCTTCAAACTCTTCGGAAAGTGTCCCGAGGGCACCACGGCCACTGACCTTGTTTTGGTGGTCACTCAAATGCTCCGAAAGAAAGGGGTGGTTGGAAAATTCGTTGAATTTTATGGAAAGGGCCTCAGCAACTTGACTCTTCCTGACCGCGCCACCCTGGCCAACATGGCGCCCGAATATGGGGCCACGGTTGGATTCTTTCCCGTAGATGAAGAAACGCTGACCTTTTTGAAATCGACGGGACGTTCTCAAGAAACGGTTGATTTGGTGAAAGCGTATGCCACTCAGCAAGGATTGTTCCGAACTGATTCTACGCCTGATCCTCTGTATTCCGACAAACTTGAGCTTGATTTGTCCACGGTGATTCCCAGTGTGGCCGGCCCCAAACGGCCTCAAGATCGGGTGAGTCTCGCGGAAGCGAAGGCCTCTTTTGAAACAGCATTGCCGTCTCTGATGAAAAAAGGGCCTCACCCCACCCTTGCCTCTGGGGCGAGAGAGATGAACGGAGACTTAAAGGATGGGTCGATTGTCATTGCGGCGATTACGAGTTGCACCAATACGTCGAACCCCAGTGTGATGATCCAGGCGGGGCTTTTGGCCAAAAATGCTTGTGACAAGGGCCTCAAAACCAAACCGTGGGTCAAGACCAGTTTGGCGCCCGGGTCCAAAGTGGTGATGGGATACCTTGAGAAGGCAGATGTTCTTCAATATTTAGAAAAACTGGGATTTTATTTGGTGGGTTATGGTTGCACCACGTGTATAGGGAATTCGGGGCCCTTGGATGAAATGATTGAAAAGTCCATTAAAGAGAATGAATTGGTGGTGGCGTCGGTTCTTTCCGGCAATCGAAATTTTGAAGGGCGCATTCATGCGTCCGTCCGGGCCAATTATCTCATGAGCCCTCCGCTTGTGGTGGCCTATGCTCTGGCCGGGAGTCTAAAGGTCAATTTGACCACGGAAGCATTGGGGCAAGGCAGAGACGGGAAACCGGTTTTCTTAAAAGATATTTGGCCCAACCAGAGGGAAGTTCAAGACGCGTTAAAAAATGTCAAACAAGAATTGTTTAAAAAAGAGTACGCGCATGTGTTTGAAGGAGACGATGTCTGGAAAACCATTTCCTTCCCCAAAAGCAACCGTTTTGATTGGGAGAAGGATTCCACCTATATTCGCCGCGCTGCGTTTCTAGAAAATTTGGCCGTCGCTCCCGCTCCCTTGGCGGATATTCGGGGGGCACGTGTGTTGGCTTCTTTGGGCGATTCGGTTACAACCGATCATATTTCCCCGGCGGGCTCCATTTCGGCGGAGAGTCCGGCGGGAAAATATCTATTGTCTCATGGAGTGCCCAAATCTGATTTCAATTCCTATGGGGCGCGGCGAGGCAATCACGAAGTCATGGTTCGAGGAACCTTTGCCAACAATCGACTTAAAAATCAATTGGCTCCGGGAACCGAAGGGGGCGTGACGAAAAAATTTCCGGAAGGGACGGTCATGAGCATTTATGATGCGGCCCTGGCTTACGCAAAGCAGAACACTCCGCTTATTATTCTGGCGGGAAAAGAATATGGCTCTGGTTCATCCCGAGATTGGGCAGCCAAGGGAACCATGATGTTGGGCGTCAAAGCGGTCATCGCCGAAAGTTATGAGCGAATTCACCGCAGCAATCTGGTCATGATGGGGGTGTTGCCCCTGCAATTTCCCGATGGAAAAAATGCGGCCGGCTTGGACTTAAGCGGAGAAGAGGTTTTTGAAATCACGGGGGTGGCCGATTCACTCAAGCCGCTCAAAGTGTTGAAGGTTCGGGCCACTTTAAACGGTGTTATCAAAGAGTTTAATGCGCTGATGCGCATCGATACGCCAAAAGAAATTGAGTATTACCAGCATGGCGGGGTCCTTCCCTATGTGTTGCGCCGGTTGAAGGGAAAATAATTTATATGAGGACTGCGCAATTTCTTGTTTTTTGTCGAAGAAAATCAAAGTTTAATGTCATCCCGAGGTCGCCGTGGCGACCGAGGGATCCCTACAGGATTTTTAATCCTATAGAGATTCTTCACTGCGTTCAGAATGACACACTGTTCAGTTATGGAGAATCCACGTTATGAATGAAATGAAGACTGATGTTGATTCTTTAACAGCTCAAGTGACGGCCATGGCTCAAGAAGCTCGGGCCGCCTCCAGGCTTTTGGCCACTTTGAGAACCGAAACCAAAAACAAGGCGCTTGAGGCCATGGCGCATGCTTTGCTTGCATCTGAAACGGACATCATCAAAGAAAACGCTAAAGATTTGGCGGCGGCTGAAAAGGCTGGCGTGGGCAAGTCCCTCTTGGACCGTCTGGCCCTCACCGATGAACGCGTTCAAGCGATGGCCAAGGGGCTCCAAGAAATGGCGCGTTTGCCGGATCCCTTGGAAGAAGTGCTGCGGAGCTGGACTCGTCCCAATGGGCTCAAGATACGTCAGGTTCGGGTTCCGTTGGGAGTCATTGGCATGATCTATGAAGCGCGTCCCAACGTGACGGCCGAAGCGGCGGGGCTCTGTTTAAAATCGGGGAATGCGGTTATTTTAAGAGGCGGGTCCGAAGCGTTTCACTCCAATAAGAAAATTGTTTCATTGATTTCCGAGGCGGCCCTCAAGGCCGGTGTTCCGGCTCATGCCATCCAAATGCTTCCGCCCCAAGATCGGCGAAGTACGAGGATATTAACTCAGCTTCATGGGCAAGTGGACCTTATCATCGCACGGGGCAGCGAAGAAATGATCGCGGATGTTTCATCTCACTCCCGTGTTCCGGTGTTGGGACATGGAAAAGGGGTTTGCCATGTCTACATTGATAAGGCGGCCGATATGGAGAAGGCAGTGAATATCGCCTTCAATTCAAAAGTTCAGCGGCCGGGAGTTTGCAATGCGATGGAGTCCTTGCTCATCCATGAGCAAATGATGTGGGATATTCTTCCCAAAATTTCCGGAAAATATATCAAGGCGGGTGTGGAAATGCGCGGTGATGATCGCGTCGTGGGCCTTATCCCACAAGCCAAGCCGGCCAGTCCGCGGGATTGGGGGACTGAATATCACGACAAAATTGTTTCCATGAAAGTCGTGGACAGCTTGGAAGAAGCCATAGAACATATCAACAGGTATGGATCAGGCCATACCGATAGCATTGTGACGGAAGACAAGCAGGCCTCCGAAAAGTTTGAACGGGAAGTCGATTCCTCCTGTGTGATGGTGAACGCCTCCACCCGGCTTCATGATGGAGGTGTGTTTGGGTTCGGGTCCGAAATCGGAATTTCGACTCAGAAACTGCATGCCCGTGGAACCATGGGCTTGCGTGAACTGACCAGCACGAAATACATCGTCGAAGGCGATGGTCAAATTCGCGAATAAAAAAAGTTCATTGCGGATATGAAGAGGCGACAAAAAATCGGTCTTTTGGGCGGCACTTTTGACCCTGTTCACCAGGGACATTTGGCTTTGGCCAAAGCGGCCTTAAAACAATTGGAGTTGGATCTCGTTTATTTGGTGTTGTCGCCCCGTTCTCCGTTTAAGTTGGATCACAATCTCACTCCCGTTCAATTGCGCGCCGCCATGTTGAAATTGGCCTTGAAAGACCAGGAAAAAATCCAGCTGGGGGAGTGGGAAATAAATAGGCCTGGGCCCAGTTATTCGGTGACCACGCTCTCCACCTATAAAAAGATGAACCCCACGCACGATCTTTTTCTGATATTGGGCTCGGACGCGCTGGCTTCGTTCTCAAAGTGGAAATCTCACAACCATATCCTCAGGTTGGCGACCTTGGTGGTGGGTCGAAGGCCAGGAACTTCTTTAGAGATGAGCGGCGTGATTGGGCAAATATTTTTTCTGAAAGGAATGTTTCCGGAAATATCCTCAAGCCGAATTCGCCAGGATTTGGCGACGCATAAAAAACCGCAGGGTCTTCCCGTGACTGTAGAACGGTTCATTCGGGCTCACCAGCTCTATGGGAAAAAATAACAAGGCTCTATTTCAAAAATTATCCCGAAAACTGATGGACCGACAGTCCGCATCCCGGTATCGGCATTCCCTCAGTGTGGCGGAGTGGGCC
This window encodes:
- the acnA gene encoding Aconitate hydratase A; the encoded protein is MDSFNSEKKIKVGQNEYVIRSLPSLVEGKVGHVDKLPFTLKILLENLLRQEDGINVTQEDIQAVAAWDPTRQKDLEISFMPARVILQDFTGVPCVVDMASMRDAVVQMGGDPEKINPLQQVDLVIDHSVQVDRYGSADSFKENVKIEYERNKERYSFLKWGQKSLKNFRVVPPGTGIVHQVNLEYLGQVVYSLDKAGRREAYPDTVIGTDSHTTMINGLGIVGWGVGGIEAEAAMLGQPVSMLIPEVVGFKLFGKCPEGTTATDLVLVVTQMLRKKGVVGKFVEFYGKGLSNLTLPDRATLANMAPEYGATVGFFPVDEETLTFLKSTGRSQETVDLVKAYATQQGLFRTDSTPDPLYSDKLELDLSTVIPSVAGPKRPQDRVSLAEAKASFETALPSLMKKGPHPTLASGAREMNGDLKDGSIVIAAITSCTNTSNPSVMIQAGLLAKNACDKGLKTKPWVKTSLAPGSKVVMGYLEKADVLQYLEKLGFYLVGYGCTTCIGNSGPLDEMIEKSIKENELVVASVLSGNRNFEGRIHASVRANYLMSPPLVVAYALAGSLKVNLTTEALGQGRDGKPVFLKDIWPNQREVQDALKNVKQELFKKEYAHVFEGDDVWKTISFPKSNRFDWEKDSTYIRRAAFLENLAVAPAPLADIRGARVLASLGDSVTTDHISPAGSISAESPAGKYLLSHGVPKSDFNSYGARRGNHEVMVRGTFANNRLKNQLAPGTEGGVTKKFPEGTVMSIYDAALAYAKQNTPLIILAGKEYGSGSSRDWAAKGTMMLGVKAVIAESYERIHRSNLVMMGVLPLQFPDGKNAAGLDLSGEEVFEITGVADSLKPLKVLKVRATLNGVIKEFNALMRIDTPKEIEYYQHGGVLPYVLRRLKGK
- the proA gene encoding Gamma-glutamyl phosphate reductase, with amino-acid sequence MNEMKTDVDSLTAQVTAMAQEARAASRLLATLRTETKNKALEAMAHALLASETDIIKENAKDLAAAEKAGVGKSLLDRLALTDERVQAMAKGLQEMARLPDPLEEVLRSWTRPNGLKIRQVRVPLGVIGMIYEARPNVTAEAAGLCLKSGNAVILRGGSEAFHSNKKIVSLISEAALKAGVPAHAIQMLPPQDRRSTRILTQLHGQVDLIIARGSEEMIADVSSHSRVPVLGHGKGVCHVYIDKAADMEKAVNIAFNSKVQRPGVCNAMESLLIHEQMMWDILPKISGKYIKAGVEMRGDDRVVGLIPQAKPASPRDWGTEYHDKIVSMKVVDSLEEAIEHINRYGSGHTDSIVTEDKQASEKFEREVDSSCVMVNASTRLHDGGVFGFGSEIGISTQKLHARGTMGLRELTSTKYIVEGDGQIRE
- the nadD gene encoding Nicotinate-nucleotide adenylyltransferase, which translates into the protein MKRRQKIGLLGGTFDPVHQGHLALAKAALKQLELDLVYLVLSPRSPFKLDHNLTPVQLRAAMLKLALKDQEKIQLGEWEINRPGPSYSVTTLSTYKKMNPTHDLFLILGSDALASFSKWKSHNHILRLATLVVGRRPGTSLEMSGVIGQIFFLKGMFPEISSSRIRQDLATHKKPQGLPVTVERFIRAHQLYGKK